A window from Ignavibacteriota bacterium encodes these proteins:
- a CDS encoding GyrI-like domain-containing protein: MDVAIRKIEPGIFISFYGYGNQPEEIAQMKCDAWCRQQHLDPGGAIVYGFNNPNPIPDSAKYGYEIWVQVIGGEEPQGDSRIVEFHGGDYAVVECVGASNMLQCWQSLYAWCIDHKYTLGYHQALEQVTRGHPDPNEMIFALYCPITL; this comes from the coding sequence ATGGACGTCGCCATACGAAAGATCGAACCGGGGATATTCATCAGCTTCTATGGCTACGGGAATCAGCCCGAGGAAATAGCACAAATGAAATGTGACGCGTGGTGTCGACAACAACACCTTGACCCCGGAGGGGCCATTGTCTATGGTTTCAACAATCCGAATCCAATTCCCGATTCCGCGAAATACGGCTATGAGATATGGGTGCAGGTTATCGGTGGGGAGGAGCCTCAAGGCGATAGTCGCATCGTCGAATTCCACGGGGGAGATTATGCCGTTGTCGAATGCGTTGGTGCGTCCAACATGCTTCAATGCTGGCAATCCTTGTATGCATGGTGTATTGATCACAAGTACACACTCGGATATCATCAGGCACTTGAGCAGGTGACCAGGGGCCATCCTGATCCGAACGAAATGATATTCGCACTCTATTGTCCAATAACTCTATAG
- a CDS encoding DUF1593 domain-containing protein — MKTPQPRVIISTDFPPLDVIPVKGVKKGDPPEKCSDPDDVQSMVRFLLYTNEFEVEGLIASAGTFANVARKQNIVDMLNRYDEVDENLRRHDARYPTAEKLRSTTWQGRDGTWGAPAVGTKTLPIDHILGEGKDSEASDAIIRIVDRPDPRPVWICVWGGSCEIAQAIWKVRATRTPAEVEQFLGKLRLFLIATQDATTDWLLENFPNLFIILSEKNYMGMFWVSSDADKAVADLAWVNAHIREGHGPLGAAYPQSGWDPKVPGTWEGDTPSFLHLVSAVRGLNDPEKPDQPGWGGRFVRKNLSNIHWFDAPGGGKNVSKWRVEVQADFARRADWMLP; from the coding sequence GTGAAGACCCCGCAGCCGCGGGTCATCATCTCGACAGATTTTCCGCCGCTGGACGTCATTCCCGTGAAAGGCGTGAAGAAGGGCGATCCGCCGGAGAAGTGCAGCGACCCGGATGATGTTCAGTCGATGGTCCGCTTTCTCCTGTATACGAATGAGTTCGAAGTCGAGGGGTTGATCGCTTCGGCGGGCACGTTCGCGAACGTGGCAAGGAAACAGAACATCGTGGACATGCTGAACCGGTACGATGAAGTGGACGAGAACCTGCGCCGGCACGATGCCCGGTATCCCACGGCGGAGAAGCTGCGGTCCACCACGTGGCAGGGGCGCGACGGCACATGGGGTGCGCCCGCAGTGGGCACGAAGACCCTGCCAATCGATCACATCCTCGGCGAAGGCAAGGACAGCGAGGCTTCAGACGCGATCATCCGCATTGTGGATCGACCGGATCCGCGACCAGTCTGGATTTGCGTGTGGGGCGGTTCGTGCGAGATCGCCCAAGCCATCTGGAAGGTGCGGGCCACGCGCACCCCGGCAGAAGTAGAACAGTTCCTCGGCAAGTTGCGTCTTTTTCTGATCGCCACGCAGGACGCGACGACCGACTGGCTGCTGGAGAACTTTCCGAACCTGTTCATCATCCTCTCCGAGAAGAACTACATGGGGATGTTCTGGGTTAGCTCCGACGCGGACAAGGCCGTTGCGGACCTGGCATGGGTGAACGCGCACATTCGCGAGGGACACGGGCCGCTGGGGGCCGCCTATCCGCAGAGCGGTTGGGACCCGAAGGTGCCGGGCACTTGGGAAGGCGACACGCCATCCTTCCTGCATCTGGTCAGCGCCGTGCGTGGACTGAACGATCCAGAGAAACCCGACCAGCCGGGTTGGGGCGGCCGGTTCGTGCGCAAGAACCTGTCCAACATCCACTGGTTCGATGCGCCAGGTGGCGGGAAGAACGTCTCGAAGTGGCGCGTCGAAGTTCAGGCAGATTTCGCCCGGCGGGCGGACTGGATGTTGCCATGA